The Chloroflexi bacterium ADurb.Bin180 genome includes the window GTACCAGGCCAGGAAATAGTTCCCCGAGGGGCTGATGGTCACATTGTCAATGTCCGGCGCGCCGGTCACCTCGCGGCGGGCGATGATGCGGTCGGTCGCCTGGTCATAGACCAGCAACGCGATGCGCTGCCAGTCGGCATTGTCGGCCATCAGGCCCCAGTAGCGGCCGTCAGCCGAGGGGCTGCCCTCCCCGCGCGTCCACACCGCGGCCAGCGTCTGGCCGGGAAAGTCAGGGTTAAAGTCGTGGACCGTGCCCACGGCCAGGGTCTGCACATTGAGCGACATCAGCCGCGCCTCTTCGGTGTAGTAAAGCACGGACGGATCGGTCGCGTCCCAGCGCGGGTCCACCGGCCCGCCGATGGGCAGCTGCCTGATGGGCTTGAGCGTGCGGGCGTCGTAGAGATACCAGGTAGCGGCGATGCCGCGGACCAGGAGCAGGCTGCCATCGGCGTTGAAGGATTGAACGCGCGAGTACTCGTTGAGCAGTCCAGGGGACGGGTCGTCGGCGGCGATATCGGTCGTGCGGTCAGTGGCGCGGGTGAGACACGTGCCGAACACCGGGTCGCGGAAGGGGCTGCGCGCCGCCGGCTCGGCCAGAGCGGGCACCTGATAGACGGTCAGGTCGTGGATAAGCACGGCTGGTGGCGTGCCGCAGGGCGACGGTGCGCCCGGGCTGCGCTGCACCAGGGGCACGCTGGTGCGAAAGACGCGCTCTGCCAGCAGGCGCAGGCGCAAGCAGGCCGCGCCGGAGATCACAAGGGCCAGAACCAGGGCCAGAATGAGCGTCAGCCGTCGCACCATGTGACCCTCCTGCGGCAGTATTAGCCGCTCGGGCCGGGCGCCGACTGCAGCGGCGCGCGGCACAGCCAGCGCCAGGTCGTCTGGCCTGGACCTTCCTCGACCACGGCAAAGCCAGCGGCGGCGAGTATTGCCTGCAGCGCCTCGCGGCTGTGCTTGCGTTCGGAGCGGAAGCGGTTGCCCAGCGCTTTGCTCTGCCGCACCAGCCACCTGAGCGGCGTGGTGCGCAACTGGTGCTTGATCGCGGGCCGCGAGCGGCTGTCCACCGTCACCAGCAGGAGCCAGCCCCCGGGAACAAGCACGCGACGGACCTCGCCGAGAAAGGCGGCGGGGTCAGTGGCGCACTGCAGCACCCCCGCGGCCAGCACGCCGTTGAAAGAGGCGTCCGCCAGGGGCAGAGGGCGGTTGAGGTCAGCGGTGCGGAAGGTCATGTCAGCGCCCGGCAGGGCAGCCGCCTTTTGGCGGGCCTTGCGCAGCATGCCCGCCGAGATATCCAGGCCGGTAACGGAGCAGCCCAGCGCGGCCAGGGCCAGGGAATGGCTACCCGTGCCGCAGCCCAGGTCCAGCACGCGGCGCTCGCCGGTCAGGCGCCCGGCCAGCAGGCGCGCCGTAGCGTCAACCTCGGCGGCGAACTCGGGCAGCGCCAGATAGTCGTCCCAGGTGAGGCTCTGCAGGCTCCAGAAGGCCGCTTCGAGGTTCGGCGCCAGTCGGTGTGCCATAGTCTATGCTAACCCAGGCGGGGAGGGTTGTCAAGGGAGAGGACAGGGGGACAGGCTAAAGCCTGTACTACGAACCAATCCGGGCCCAGGTCACCCTGGCGCCTGTGTCACTGTCCCAGGGCAGCTATGATCGGCCGCATCCCGTTCGTAATTGCACTTTAGCGCTCCTGTGCTACAATCGCGCTATGAGTCAAACCGTCGCCTTTTTCGACCTCGACAACACCATCCTCATTGGCACGTCCGGCCTGATGTACCTGCGTTACCTGCTTCAGACGCCCGACGCCTCGTTCGGCACCAAGCTCAACGCCACGCTGCAGGCGGCGCGCTACCGCTTTGCGATGATCGACTACACCGCCGTTGCGGTCAAGCTGGTGGACAGCGTCTCCAACAGCAGCGAGGAGGTGGCCCGGGAGGTCTATCAGGACTTTTACGACGAGGTGCTGGCCAACAAGATCTCGCCCCTGGCCAGGCAGCGCATCGCCGAGCACCAGGCGCAGGGACACCTGGTGGCGGTCATCTCGGCGGCCACGCAGTACGTGGTAGAGCCAGTGGCCAGGGCAGTGGGCGTAGCCGATGTCCTGTGCACGCGCCTGGAGGTCAAGAACGGCCTGTTTACCGGTCAGGTCATCGAGCCGCCCTGCTTCGGGCAGGGCAAGGTGTATTATGCGCGCCAGTTCCTACAGCAGCATGGCGCCACGCTGGCCGACGCCTACTTTTACACCGACAGCGACGTGGACCTGCCGCTGCTGGAGCTGGTGGGTCACCCGGTAGCAGTGAATCCCGACCGACGTTTGACGCAAGTAGCCCGACAGCGCGGCTGGCCCATCGAGTTCTTTGCCCAGTCCTGAGCCCCGCCGCAACTCTGTGCCCCGTCCGTCGTCACGACTGGTAGAGCCCCCGCGTTTTTCGCGCTGTCCTTGACGGGGGATTGATTCGGCCTAAAATGGGCGCGTAACAGAGGGGGGCAGGCCAAGCTCATCCCGGCGAAGGGAAATCACCCCCGGCCTGTCCCGGAATTGTGAATGCCAAACGAGTTCCGTCACGTACAAGCGTATCAACATCTGGAAAAAGGTCAGTCTCTGGAAAGCCTGGGCCTGCTCGACGAGGCCATGCTCGAGTTCAAGCGCGCGGTCGAAGCGGATCCGCGCATCGCCACGGCGCGCAACGCACTGGGTAACCATTACCGGCGCAAGGGTCTGCTGACCAAGGCGGCGGACGAGTTCCGCTGCGCCCTGCACCTGAGCGAGGATTTCGAGAGCTGCTTCAACCTCGGCGGCGTGCTGGCCGAGCTGGAGCGCTATGAAGAGGCCGTCGAGCTCTACCGCCGCTGCATCGAGCTCGACGCCAATGACCCGGCCGCGCAGTACGAGCTGGCCTACTGCCTGTGCGGAACGGGCAAGTACAGCGAGGCGCTCCAGCTCTTCAAGACCCTGTCCGAGGCACACCCCGACGACTGGGAGCTGCACTTTGCCCTGGGCGACTGCTACATCGGGCTGGAGGACTATCCCGCCGCGCTGGCCGAGCTCCAACGAGCCGTGGCCGGTGCCCCCGATGACGGCGAAAAGAGCCAGGTGCGCCAGGCGCTGTTGGTGGCCCGGCGGCACCTCGAGTTCGCCGCCTACAAGGCGGTCAACCTCAAGGACCGACTCTACGTCGATCACGGGGCGGTGGTGCTGGGCACTGCTGGCGACGACGGCCTGACCGTGGCCGCGGACAAGGACCGCGCCTACAGCTATGCCGACGTAGCAGTGACTCTGGCCCGCCTGCTGCGGCTGATCCGCGACCAGGGCTGGCAGATCACCGCTGCCTGCAGCACCGACGAGAGCGCCATGCCCCTGGCCCTGGCGCTGGCCCGCGTGCTGGAGGTACCGGTTCTGCCGGTGGACCAGCTCACCGACGAGGACTTTACCCTGGTCATTATGGGCATCGGGCGGCAGCCCGAGCTGTGCGACGTCACGCTGGAGCGGGTGCCCGGCAAGATGATCTCCTTCGCTATGGCCATCGCCTGGCCGCTGGAGGAGGACCTGGTCACCGACGTGGTGGGCGTGCACTGCACGGGTAGCTGCACCCTGCCCTGGCAGAGAGGCCCCAACCGCGCCACCGCCGGGGCAGGCCACAGCGCGCTCACGGGAGCGCGGCGCTCGGCCAGGACGTCAGCCACGGCGCTGCTGCGCGCGCTGGCGGCGTCAGCCGACGAACCGAACGAGAGCGCCCAGCACGAGTACTATGAACGGCACTCGCTGCTGCGCTTTTACGAGAATGCTTCCCAGCTCGATAAGGGAGCTCCCGAACGTTCTCCCGGGACGGACGAGCGCCCGCAGGCCTGATCTGGCTGTTGGCGGCTTGGCCTCCAGAGGCGGCCATGAACGCTTCCACAACCGAAATACAACTGCCGGGGGCCAGGGTGACCCTCAGAGACCTGACCCGCGACGACCTCGATGCGATGGAGCTGTGGCCCCCTTTCTCCGACCCGCTCAACAAGCTGTGGAACATCCCCCGTTCCAGCAGCCTGGGACGGGACCTGTGGTTCGTGATGCACGGCTCTGATCCGACGCGTCGCTGGTACGCCATCGAGCGGCGCGAGGATCGCTCGGTGATCGGCACGCTCAGCCTGCGCGAGATCGAGGCCCCGGCCTCAGCCCGGCTGGGCATTGGCCTTGGCTCGGCCTATGTCGACCAGGGCTATGGCAGCGAGGCGCTGTCGCTCTTTCTGCCCTACTACTTTCGCCGGCTCGGCTTCCAGCGGCTGGTGCTCGACGTCGCGGCAGCCAACCAGCGCGCCGTGCATGTCTATGACAAGCTCGGTTTTCGCCTGACCGGCTCGCACTATCGCAACGTGCCCGAAGAAACGGACCTGAGCTTTATGCAGGAGCCGGCCTACTGTCACCTGCTGCCCTACTTCCGCCGCCACTTTGGCCGCATGCAGCTCCTGTTCCTGGATATGGCTCTGGAGCGGCGCGACTGGGAGGCCAGCCACACGCAGCCGGCCAAGCGGGCGCCGGCCACGCAGGGCGCTCGCCCCTAGTCCGGGGCACTGCGGCTGAGCTGGCCCATGCCGATTCTGCGCGACCTCCCCATCGTCCTCACCCCCGAGCTGATGTACGCACACCAGGGGCGCTCGGCTACCGCCAGACCCCTGCCAGAGCACGCCCGGGCTGCCTACCGGCGCGCCATCGAGCAGGCGCTGGAGCTGGCCGAACCGGCTGCCCTCTACGAGCTGTTCGACGTAGCCAGCGTCGACGGCAAGCGCCTCTTGCTGGCCAACGGCCAGGCCCTGAGCAGCGCGCTCATTGTGCAGCAGCTCGCCCGCGCTAAAAGGCTGGCCGTGGCCGTGTGCACCGTGGGCGCGCGCCTGCCCGCTGCTTCGAGTGAGGCCTTTCGCCACGACGACAGCCTGCGGGGCTTTTTGCTCGATACGGCCGGCTCGCTGGCCGTCGGCATGGTGTCGCTGGCCCTGCTGGAGCACCTGGCCGGCCTGGCCCGCGACAACGGCCAGAGCACCAGTTTCTCCATTGCCCCGGGCAGCGCCGAGTGCACCCTGGAGGATCAACGCGTGGTCTTTGACCTGCTGCCGGCGCAGGACATTGGCGTGCGCCTGATGGACAGCCTGGTGATGGTGCCCATCAAGTCGGTCTCACTGGTGGTCGGCATCGGCCTGGACATGCCCGGCCAGCTCGACCACAGCCAGTGCGACTTTTGCCCGCGCCGCGAGACCTGCCCCAGTCCGCGCCTGCGCCAGGGCGCTCACCACCTCGCCACGACCATGGCGGGACAGTAGAGAGGCGCCATGACCAACGACGCCGTTTATGTCGAGTTTGAACCGGTCGGCCGGCGCGGGCCCTGCCCCGCCGCTGAGACGCTGCTCGATGCGGCCCACGCGCTGGGCGTCGATCTCACCGCCCTGTGCGGCGGCAAGGGCACCTGCGGCCGCTGCCTGGTGCAGGTGATCGCCGGCCCCGTCTCGCCCCCCACGGCCACGGAAACCCGGCTGTTGACTCCGGCCCAGCTCCGCTCGGGCTTCCGCCTGGCCTGCCAGGCCAGGCCAGAGGGCGCGGTCAGGGTGCGCATCCCGGCCGAGTCTCTGACCACGCCGCAGAGAACGCTGGTGGAGGGCCTGGAGGTGCCGGTCGAGGTGCGGCCGGCGGTGACGCGGCATGAGCTAGTGCTGACCGCGCCCACGCTGGAGGATCCCACCGCCGACGACGTGCGCGTGAAAGCCGCCCTGGCCCGTGCCGGCGCGGCGTGCCACACAGCGGACACGGCCCTGCTGCGCACCATCTCGCCGCTGCTGCGGGAGTGGGACTGGCGCGCCAGCGCCGTTGTGCGCGGGGGCGAGTGGGTGGCCCTGCTCCAGCCGGGCCAGGCCATGCTCGGACTGGCGGTGGACGTCGGCACGACCAAGGTGGCGGCCTACCTGGTGGACCTGCAGAGCGGCCGCACGCTGGCCAGCCGCGGGGTGATGAACCCGCAGATCGCCTACGGCGAAGACGTGATCACGCGCATCGGACGCACTATGGAGCAGCCGGCCGAAGCCCGGCGGCTGCAGTCGCTGGTGAGCGAAGCGCTCAACCAGATGGTAGCCGATATGACCGCCGAGACAGGCACGGTGCCGGAGCAGGTGGTCGAGGCGGTGCTCGTGGGCAACACGGCCATGCACCATTTGCTGGCCGGGCTGCCGGCGTCTCAGGTAGCGCTGTCACCCTATGTGGCGGCGGTTGGCGAAGCGATGGACGTCAAGGCGCGCGAGCTGGGGCTGGTCCTGGCGCCGGGGGCCTATGCCCACCTGCTGCCCAACCTGGCCGGCTTTGTCGGTGCCGACCACCTGGCGATGATCCTGGCCACCGGCCTGGCCGAGCAGCCGGGGCTGGTTCTGGCGCTGGACATTGGTACCAACACCGAGGTGAGCCTGAGCGACAGAGGGCAGATCGCGAGCGTCTCCTGCGCTTCTGGCCCGGCCTTTGAGGGGGCGCACATCAAGCACGGCATGCGTGCCGCCGCCGGGGCCATCGAGCGCATCAAGCTCGAGAACGGTCAGGTGACCTACCAGACCATCGGCGGAGG containing:
- the ubiE_3 gene encoding Demethylmenaquinone methyltransferase, encoding MAHRLAPNLEAAFWSLQSLTWDDYLALPEFAAEVDATARLLAGRLTGERRVLDLGCGTGSHSLALAALGCSVTGLDISAGMLRKARQKAAALPGADMTFRTADLNRPLPLADASFNGVLAAGVLQCATDPAAFLGEVRRVLVPGGWLLLVTVDSRSRPAIKHQLRTTPLRWLVRQSKALGNRFRSERKHSREALQAILAAAGFAVVEEGPGQTTWRWLCRAPLQSAPGPSG
- the serB_1 gene encoding Phosphoserine phosphatase; its protein translation is MSQTVAFFDLDNTILIGTSGLMYLRYLLQTPDASFGTKLNATLQAARYRFAMIDYTAVAVKLVDSVSNSSEEVAREVYQDFYDEVLANKISPLARQRIAEHQAQGHLVAVISAATQYVVEPVARAVGVADVLCTRLEVKNGLFTGQVIEPPCFGQGKVYYARQFLQQHGATLADAYFYTDSDVDLPLLELVGHPVAVNPDRRLTQVARQRGWPIEFFAQS
- the yrrB_4 gene encoding TPR repeat-containing protein YrrB is translated as MPNEFRHVQAYQHLEKGQSLESLGLLDEAMLEFKRAVEADPRIATARNALGNHYRRKGLLTKAADEFRCALHLSEDFESCFNLGGVLAELERYEEAVELYRRCIELDANDPAAQYELAYCLCGTGKYSEALQLFKTLSEAHPDDWELHFALGDCYIGLEDYPAALAELQRAVAGAPDDGEKSQVRQALLVARRHLEFAAYKAVNLKDRLYVDHGAVVLGTAGDDGLTVAADKDRAYSYADVAVTLARLLRLIRDQGWQITAACSTDESAMPLALALARVLEVPVLPVDQLTDEDFTLVIMGIGRQPELCDVTLERVPGKMISFAMAIAWPLEEDLVTDVVGVHCTGSCTLPWQRGPNRATAGAGHSALTGARRSARTSATALLRALAASADEPNESAQHEYYERHSLLRFYENASQLDKGAPERSPGTDERPQA
- the speG_2 gene encoding Spermidine N(1)-acetyltransferase, with the translated sequence MNASTTEIQLPGARVTLRDLTRDDLDAMELWPPFSDPLNKLWNIPRSSSLGRDLWFVMHGSDPTRRWYAIERREDRSVIGTLSLREIEAPASARLGIGLGSAYVDQGYGSEALSLFLPYYFRRLGFQRLVLDVAAANQRAVHVYDKLGFRLTGSHYRNVPEETDLSFMQEPAYCHLLPYFRRHFGRMQLLFLDMALERRDWEASHTQPAKRAPATQGARP
- a CDS encoding Vitamin B12 dependent methionine synthase, activation domain, translating into MPILRDLPIVLTPELMYAHQGRSATARPLPEHARAAYRRAIEQALELAEPAALYELFDVASVDGKRLLLANGQALSSALIVQQLARAKRLAVAVCTVGARLPAASSEAFRHDDSLRGFLLDTAGSLAVGMVSLALLEHLAGLARDNGQSTSFSIAPGSAECTLEDQRVVFDLLPAQDIGVRLMDSLVMVPIKSVSLVVGIGLDMPGQLDHSQCDFCPRRETCPSPRLRQGAHHLATTMAGQ
- a CDS encoding Na(+)-translocating NADH-quinone reductase subunit F encodes the protein MTNDAVYVEFEPVGRRGPCPAAETLLDAAHALGVDLTALCGGKGTCGRCLVQVIAGPVSPPTATETRLLTPAQLRSGFRLACQARPEGAVRVRIPAESLTTPQRTLVEGLEVPVEVRPAVTRHELVLTAPTLEDPTADDVRVKAALARAGAACHTADTALLRTISPLLREWDWRASAVVRGGEWVALLQPGQAMLGLAVDVGTTKVAAYLVDLQSGRTLASRGVMNPQIAYGEDVITRIGRTMEQPAEARRLQSLVSEALNQMVADMTAETGTVPEQVVEAVLVGNTAMHHLLAGLPASQVALSPYVAAVGEAMDVKARELGLVLAPGAYAHLLPNLAGFVGADHLAMILATGLAEQPGLVLALDIGTNTEVSLSDRGQIASVSCASGPAFEGAHIKHGMRAAAGAIERIKLENGQVTYQTIGGGPAVGLCGSGILDGLAQLYLAGVVDRGGRMQDAPGVRGTGTEREFVLVSEEERGGAPALTITQRDVRELQLAKGAIRTGIEALLHNAGRRAEELQQVIVAGAFGSYIDVSSAITVGLLPRLPLERYVQVGNAAGTGARLCLLSAAKRAEVQAIARRVHYLELARVPGFERLFASSMYLGE